In Solanum lycopersicum chromosome 5, SLM_r2.1, the following are encoded in one genomic region:
- the LOC101255099 gene encoding protein RDM16 isoform X1 gives MEREKSSKRERGSRDGDDDDHRRNRHRDEENRNRSDDRRRQERSIEREGNRDVGHDREDENQHQSDDRRRDCESEGSRDRAYDRERREKSRDRDRREKSFELEVNREGSMERRNSRKRKDRGENVDKRNVDEKRARDSEVKKDNLRVGDVKLMDKEDVEIDEEKKGKGCEMRTVKEEPKPEPYDDGQDVDTIDTSVAMGSFSAASRTSPDKPLTLSDSPATKVSSISTTTENKGVNINKFHKVLGKSSTDGAAHDTGKSAILSIDAKGNAYELKQRHKVLKEKLKRIPLLNKGANSTRDGSSQMGSRESLKAHSTNVAILPPPVASSNAEILPTPGSARSTSTIATTVSANMLPSSLPHVVGLTAQSYEAIKRAQEFSAKIEFRQDPECPSLINMFPGQMPPEVTIQPKLAKAPVLRLDAFGREIDEQGNVVNVPKPSSTLKVNINKQNKENFQLLKPELDIDPDKNPHFDPRMGIDKNKILRPKKMSFQFVEEGKWSRDAEIIKLKSQFGELRTKELRTKQEQLAKAKAEPDINPNLIEVSERIITKEKSKEPIPDVEWWEAPLLRSGAYGVMVDGNLTDDTLKMERITIYVEHPRPIEPPAEPAPPPPQPLKLTKKEQKKMRTRRRMDQEREKQEMIRQGLLEPPKPKIKMSNLMRVLGSEATQDPTKLEKEIRSAAAEREQAHIDRNLSRKLTPDELREKKEKKLFDDPTIAPETVVSVYRINDLSHPQYCFKVDVNARENHMTGCAVILGDINVVVVEGGKKSIKRYGKLMLRRIDWAAAVKKEDDDEDEDKPLNKCVLVWQGTVAKSSFRRFLVHECRTEAAARKVFADAGVLHYWNLAVDFIDDEL, from the exons atggAGAGAGAAAAATCGAGTAAGAGAGAAAGAGGATCCAGGGACGGCGACGACGACGATCACCGCCGTAATCGCCACCGTGACGAGGAGAACCGAAACCGGTCCGATGATCGGCGACGTCAAGAGAGATCGATTGAGCGTGAAGGAAACAGAGATGTAGGTCACGATCGCGAGGATGAGAATCAACATCAATCCGATGATCGGCGACGAGATTGTGAGAGTGAAGGAAGCAGAGATAGAGCTTATGATCGTGAAAGGCGTGAGAAATCACGTGATCGCGATAGACGGGAGAAATCGTTTGAGTTGGAAGTTAACAGAGAGGGTTCAATGGAGAGAAGGAATTCGCGTAAGAGGAAAGATAGAGGAGAGAATGTGGATAAGAGGAATGTCGATGAGAAGAGAGCTAGGGATTCGGAGGTTAAGAAGGATAACCTGAGAGTTGGCGATGTGAAGTTGATGGATAAGGAAGATGTGGAAATCGATgaagaaaagaagggaaaaggaTGTGAAATGAGAACTGTGAAGGAAGAACCGAAACCGGAGCCCTATGACGATGGACAGGATGTTGATACCATTGATACT AGTGTAGCAATGGGATCATTCAGTGCAGCATCAAGGACTTCCCCTGATAAACCTTTGACTCTTAGTGATTCTCCTGCTACCAAGGTATCTTCAATTTCTACCACAACTGAAAATAAGGGAGTTAATATTAACAAATTTCATAAGGTTCTTGGGAAATCTAGTACAGATGGGGCAGCTCATGACACTGGCAAGAGTGCAATCTTATCCATTGATGCTAAAGGAAATGCATACGAGCTCAAACAAAGGCATAAAGTGCTGAAAGAAAAGCTTAAGAGGATTCCTTTG TTAAACAAGGGTGCCAACTCTACGAGAGATGGAAGTTCACAAATGGGTTCCAGGGAGAGCCTTAAAGCCCATTCAACCAATGTGGCAATATTGCCACCACCAGTTGCATCTTCAAATGCAGAGATATTACCCACTCCAGGTTCAGCACGTAGCACATCAACTATAGCTACCACGGTATCTGCAAATATGCTACCGAGTAGCTTGCCTCATGTTGTGGGCCTCACAGCACAGAGCTATGAAGCGATAAAGCGTGCGCAGGAGTTTTCTGCTAAGATTGAATTCCGGCAGGACCCGGAATGTCCCTCCCTCATTAACATGTTTCCTGGGCAAATGCCTCCAGAGGTTACAATTCAGCCAAAACTTGCTAAAGCCCCTGTTCTTCGTTTGGATGCATTTGGCAGGGAAATTGATGAGCAGGGAAATGTGGTCAATGTGCCTAAGCCATCTAGCACCCTTAAG GTAAACATCAATAAGCAGAACAAAGAGAACTTCCAACTTCTCAAACCTGAACTTGACATTGATCCTGATAAAAATCCTCATTTTGATCCGAGGATGGGCATTGACAAGAACAAAATATTGAGGCCCAAGAAGATGTCATTTCAATTTGTGGAGGAAGGTAAATGGTCCCGAGATGCAGAAATAATCAAGTTAAAG aGCCAATTTGGTGAATTACGAACGAAGGAGCTGAGGACAAAGCAAGAGCAATTGGCAAAGGCAAAAGCAGAGCCTGACATAAATCCAAATCTTATTGAGGTGTCAGAGAGGATTATCACCAAAGAAAAATCAAAGGAACCAATCCCTGATGTTGAGTGGTG GGAAGCTCCTCTGTTACGATCTGGTGCTTATGGTGTTATGGTCGACGGTAACTTAACTGATGATACATTGAAGATGGAGAGGATCACCATTTATGTGGAACACCCCCGTCCTATTGAGCCTCCTGCTGAACCTGCTCCACCTCCTCCACAGCCATTGAAGCTGACCAAGAAGGAACAGAAGAAAATGCGCACCCGGCGCCGTATGGATCAGGAGAGAGAAAAGCAGGAAATGATACGTCAGGGCCTGTTAGAACCACcaaaaccaaaaattaaaatgagcAATCTTATGAGAGTCCTTGGATCAGAAGCCACTCAGGATCCCACAAAGCTTGAAAAGGAGATTAGAAGTGCTGCTGCTGAGCGAGAGCAGGCTCATATAGACAGAAATCTTTCTCGGAAGCTCACTCCTGATGAGCTTcgtgagaagaaagaaaagaaactctttGACGACCCAACTATTGCGCCAGAGACAGTAGTTTCAGTATACAGGATCAATGACCTTTCACACCCTCAATATTGCTTCAAGGTCGATGTCAATGCACGGGAGAATCACATGACCGGGTGTGCGGTTATCTTGGGAGATATAAATGTGGTGGTAGTTGAAGGTGGTAAAAAGTCTATCAAGCGATATGGGAAACTAATGCTTAGGCGAATAGATTGGGCTGCTGCTGTTAAGAAAGAAGACGATGACGAAGATGAAGATAAGCCTCTCAACAAGTGTGTGTTAGTCTGGCAAGGGACTGTTGCTAAATCGAGCTTTCGTAGGTTTTTGGTTCACGAGTGCAGGACTGAGGCTGCTGCTCGTAAGGTCTTTGCTGATGCTGGGGTTCTTCATTACTGGAATTTAGCTGTAGACTTCATAGATGATGAACTTTAA
- the LOC101255099 gene encoding protein RDM16 isoform X2: protein MGSRESLKAHSTNVAILPPPVASSNAEILPTPGSARSTSTIATTVSANMLPSSLPHVVGLTAQSYEAIKRAQEFSAKIEFRQDPECPSLINMFPGQMPPEVTIQPKLAKAPVLRLDAFGREIDEQGNVVNVPKPSSTLKVNINKQNKENFQLLKPELDIDPDKNPHFDPRMGIDKNKILRPKKMSFQFVEEGKWSRDAEIIKLKSQFGELRTKELRTKQEQLAKAKAEPDINPNLIEVSERIITKEKSKEPIPDVEWWEAPLLRSGAYGVMVDGNLTDDTLKMERITIYVEHPRPIEPPAEPAPPPPQPLKLTKKEQKKMRTRRRMDQEREKQEMIRQGLLEPPKPKIKMSNLMRVLGSEATQDPTKLEKEIRSAAAEREQAHIDRNLSRKLTPDELREKKEKKLFDDPTIAPETVVSVYRINDLSHPQYCFKVDVNARENHMTGCAVILGDINVVVVEGGKKSIKRYGKLMLRRIDWAAAVKKEDDDEDEDKPLNKCVLVWQGTVAKSSFRRFLVHECRTEAAARKVFADAGVLHYWNLAVDFIDDEL from the exons ATGGGTTCCAGGGAGAGCCTTAAAGCCCATTCAACCAATGTGGCAATATTGCCACCACCAGTTGCATCTTCAAATGCAGAGATATTACCCACTCCAGGTTCAGCACGTAGCACATCAACTATAGCTACCACGGTATCTGCAAATATGCTACCGAGTAGCTTGCCTCATGTTGTGGGCCTCACAGCACAGAGCTATGAAGCGATAAAGCGTGCGCAGGAGTTTTCTGCTAAGATTGAATTCCGGCAGGACCCGGAATGTCCCTCCCTCATTAACATGTTTCCTGGGCAAATGCCTCCAGAGGTTACAATTCAGCCAAAACTTGCTAAAGCCCCTGTTCTTCGTTTGGATGCATTTGGCAGGGAAATTGATGAGCAGGGAAATGTGGTCAATGTGCCTAAGCCATCTAGCACCCTTAAG GTAAACATCAATAAGCAGAACAAAGAGAACTTCCAACTTCTCAAACCTGAACTTGACATTGATCCTGATAAAAATCCTCATTTTGATCCGAGGATGGGCATTGACAAGAACAAAATATTGAGGCCCAAGAAGATGTCATTTCAATTTGTGGAGGAAGGTAAATGGTCCCGAGATGCAGAAATAATCAAGTTAAAG aGCCAATTTGGTGAATTACGAACGAAGGAGCTGAGGACAAAGCAAGAGCAATTGGCAAAGGCAAAAGCAGAGCCTGACATAAATCCAAATCTTATTGAGGTGTCAGAGAGGATTATCACCAAAGAAAAATCAAAGGAACCAATCCCTGATGTTGAGTGGTG GGAAGCTCCTCTGTTACGATCTGGTGCTTATGGTGTTATGGTCGACGGTAACTTAACTGATGATACATTGAAGATGGAGAGGATCACCATTTATGTGGAACACCCCCGTCCTATTGAGCCTCCTGCTGAACCTGCTCCACCTCCTCCACAGCCATTGAAGCTGACCAAGAAGGAACAGAAGAAAATGCGCACCCGGCGCCGTATGGATCAGGAGAGAGAAAAGCAGGAAATGATACGTCAGGGCCTGTTAGAACCACcaaaaccaaaaattaaaatgagcAATCTTATGAGAGTCCTTGGATCAGAAGCCACTCAGGATCCCACAAAGCTTGAAAAGGAGATTAGAAGTGCTGCTGCTGAGCGAGAGCAGGCTCATATAGACAGAAATCTTTCTCGGAAGCTCACTCCTGATGAGCTTcgtgagaagaaagaaaagaaactctttGACGACCCAACTATTGCGCCAGAGACAGTAGTTTCAGTATACAGGATCAATGACCTTTCACACCCTCAATATTGCTTCAAGGTCGATGTCAATGCACGGGAGAATCACATGACCGGGTGTGCGGTTATCTTGGGAGATATAAATGTGGTGGTAGTTGAAGGTGGTAAAAAGTCTATCAAGCGATATGGGAAACTAATGCTTAGGCGAATAGATTGGGCTGCTGCTGTTAAGAAAGAAGACGATGACGAAGATGAAGATAAGCCTCTCAACAAGTGTGTGTTAGTCTGGCAAGGGACTGTTGCTAAATCGAGCTTTCGTAGGTTTTTGGTTCACGAGTGCAGGACTGAGGCTGCTGCTCGTAAGGTCTTTGCTGATGCTGGGGTTCTTCATTACTGGAATTTAGCTGTAGACTTCATAGATGATGAACTTTAA